NNNNNNNNNNNNNNNNNNNNNNNNNNNNNNNNNNNNNNNNNNNNNNNNNNNNNNNNNNNNNNNNNNNNNNNNNNNNNNNNNNNNNNNNNNNNNNNNNNNNNNNNNNNNNNNNNNNNNNNNNNNNNNNNNNNNNNNNNNNNNNNNNNNNNNNNNNNNNNNNNNNNNNNNNNNNNNNNNNNCAAGTTACACCTGTTATTGTCCTGGTTGTTGTGCTTGATGTTCCAACTTAGAGAATTCTGAATTCCGCCAACTTAGAGAATTCTGAATTCCGTCAGGATTTTAATGCAGTCCAGAGATCAGCATCCTAGGAGGAGGCAGAGTGGGAAGAATTCAGGTGGAAGACTTTCAGGATGAAGATCAAGGGATACCAAGAATTCTTCACCTTCCATTTTAGTATAGGAACTGCTTAGGCTCTCGCTGGATGCTGTTTCATATGCTGCTGTTCATTCCTTGGATGCTTTTTGCTTggctgtaattttctttctgtcactgctgagggAAGGCCAAAGGGTGCTGCAGGCAACCACGAGCTTGGCACACCCAGAGAAGGCATCAGTACCTCAGGGTTTTCCCCATCCCTTGTAGAAATGTTCCTCCCTGCGTtcaataaaaatgaagattGTTCTTGTTCCTCCTGGTGTTGCTGAAGTATTTGGAAAAGCAGTTTCTCTTCTCCCTTATGGCATTGGCCAAATTCACTTCCAGCTGGGCCTTTGCCTTTGCACCTTTCTCCCTGCACGCCCCAAGAACACCCTTGCCgtcctcctgcagtgctgcccttcTTCCAAAGCTCCAAATTCTGTGTCTCCCCTGAGTTGCAGCCAAAGCTTCCTGCTCAGGCACTCTGCTTCCTCACCACATCGTCTTTGGGCACTCGGGCGTGGcctgttcctgcctgtgccTTCAAGGATTTCTCCTTGCAGAATGTCCTGCCAGCCTGGATTCCTGTGCCCCTCAGGACAGCGTCCCCAGGGAGCCTCTCAACCAGCGTGGCTGGACTGACtcaccctgggcagcccctgcagcctggaCGGACCTTTGTCCACATGGTCATTGTCCAGGCCCCAGAGCCCCGGAGCCTTCACCGTGTTGTGTAGAGGGAGCCGGGAGGGTGAGATGGGCCAGGAGAGGATTCCCCTGCTGCCCCGAGCAGGGACCTGTTTGCATTCCCTCTGTCTCTTGGCTCCCCTCCTTCTGCCTGCTGGCAACAACCTTGGTCATCGTTCGGCTGTGTCTGTCTGGGACATTTGTCCAATGGCTTCTTCAGAGTGGCTGCACCAGTCCCTCTCACACTCCCTTACACTCATaatctttcccctttccccttcaACTCTGCcactgggctgagcagaggatCTATCTATTCATACCTCACACAGGTGTTattcctgccagccccagtggcactgcctggctccagctccccTGTAGTGTTTGGCCATTCCAACCAGGCCTTCCTGGGTATCTCTTTGGATATCAAAGTAAGAGGCCTTGCAGTAGCGCTTCTAAAACCTCCCAAGGCCCTGTAGCTTTCCAGGCTCAAGACTTTTGTGTTCCAGACGTCTCCTGCAAGCACAAGAGCTCTGGAGGGTTGCTGGGAAGGGGAATGACCGGTGTCCTCCCGCAGGGGccatggcactgctgtccccgtGCTGCTGGCCTGGAGCGGCACAagcagcactgtcccctctgcagcGCCGAGGTTTccacctgctcctccttccctttgccCTCCCTCACACCTGCCTGGCTCCCAGGCTGATGGTTGCATGTTTGTCTTTCCTGATGCCCTTTGTGCATCTTTGGGAGCTGGACTGAGTGGTCCAGCACTCAGAGAGGGAGATCTTGGTGGTCCTGGGAACCCCTGGGATGTAAGCAAAGTGTTCTGGGGTTCTTCGAAAATCTGTGATGGAGAGGAAGAAGTACGAGGCAGAGGCTGTAGAGCAGGTGATGTCAGGTACCATGTGCTTCCCGCTCATTCTCACCTCTCCAAATCCTTCCCTTCCACTGTGCTTTCCAGGCTCTGCCCATTTACAGCCACTTAATTGAAGCCCAGTGTCTTCCCAGCATGCTGAATGGTGTAGGAAAATCTGTTTCTCCATATCCAGtaccctgccaggctggcactgctgtccccgtGCTGCTGGCCTGGAGCGGCACAagcagcactgtcccctctgcagcGCCGAGGTTTccacctgctcctccttccctttgccCTCCCTCACACCTGCCTGGCTCCCAGGCTGATGGATGCATGTTTGTCATTCCTGATGCCCTTTGTGCATCCTTGGGAGCTGGACTGAGTGGTCCAGCACTCAGAGAGGGAGATCTTGGTGGTCCTGGGAACCCCTGGGATGTAAGCAAAGTGTTCTGGGGTTCTTCGAAAATCTGTGATGGAGAGGAAGAAGTACGAGGCAGAGGCTGTAGAGCAGGTGATGTCAGGTACCATGTGCTTCCCGCTCATTCTCACCTCTCCAAATCCTTCCCTTCCACTGTGCTTTCCAGGCTCTGCCCATTTACAGCCACTTAATTGAAGCCCAGTGTCTTCCCAGCATGCTGAATGGTGTAGGAAAATCTGTTTCTCCACATCCAGTACCCTGCCAGGTATAaagcccctcctgtgccccagGTGCCTCTCTGGGCACCCACCCTGGTGCCCCCACGTGTCGCTCATGTCCCCAGAACGCCCCCATCCCCTCCCCGGGCCGTGCCCAAGACCCATCCATGTCCCAGTTTGCGCCATTATGCTGTGACTGGGAGGGACGGGGCCCCGTGCCCGCCCCTGGATCCAGTCCCCCGCATTCCCGGCAGTGCCGTGCCCTGGCACCAAGGTCCCTCCCGGCTGTGCCACGGCTCTGGCTCCGCACAAAGCCCCTTTCTGCCGCCGCGGAAAGCCCCTGGCAGCCAGTCCGGGCCCCTGCCATGTGCCCACCAGGGGCAAAAGGCCCCCAGACTCGGTGCGTGTGTGCCCAGTGACATGGCCATGCGCACTCAGCCGTGTGGGATAGACACCTGAACACCTGCCCGGATTTGGGACGGGGACCGAGGCTCCAGGGCCACCAGCCAGCGCTTCCACAGACCACAGTCGGGTTGGGAAGGACTTCGGAGGCTCCGGTCACTGAACAGCTGGTCCCCATTAGCAGCACCCCATGGCGACACCCGGTCCCCATTAGCAGCACCCCATGGCACCCAGCGATGGCCGCCGTGTCCCCACCCTGGTGCCCGCGGCCACCGCCGTGTCCCCACCCTGGCGCATCCCCCGAGCGCTGCAGTGCCCACGGGTGGGCAAGGGCTGTGCCGccgtgccagggctgggtgccaCTCCTCCTGGCGCCGTGCCGGCCCCTGGCTCCTGTCCACGAGGAGGTaaccctgctctggggctggggtccCGGGGTTCAGGGGGCTGCCCTgaccccctgtccccacaggagctgcgggagctgcaggagcagctggcctGGCAGCGGGTGCGGGTCGAGGTGGACGCGAGCGAGCCGGACCTGGCAGCTGCCCTGCGCCACATCCGCAGCCAGCACGAGGCCACGGCCCCAGCAACGCCCGGGAGGCCAAGGAGTGGTACAAGTCCAAGGTGCAGTGGGAACTGGTCACCCACAGATGGATggcctggctgtcccctcctggggtGTCACCATCTCGGGGCTGGGCTTGATCTCGGGGTTGGGTGGTTCTCTGCGATGCGCGGGGTTCGGGATCTCTGCTCTCCCCACTTGTGCCAGGGATGTTTCTCCGTGCCACGTGTTCCTGGGgccatgtccctgctgtggagcagagcgGGGCTGTGCTCCCACACTGTGCCACCAGAACACGTCCCTGTCCTGTACTCCCATCCCATGGCACACGTCCGCTGCCCCAGTTTGCAGATTTGACGGACGCGGCCGCCCGGCACGCCGAGGCCTTGAGGGCGGCCAACAAGTACCGGCGGCAGCTGCAGGCCCTCACCTGCCACCTGGAGGCTCTGCGGGGCTCGGTAGGTGACAGCCATGGGCTGCAAGAGCAGGGACACGGCCTCAGGGAGCCGCCACCAGCAGGGGCTTCCCTGGCAGGACCACCACCCAATGCCAAGGGAATGGCTGGTCCCCAAGGGTGGGAGATGGATGGGCACTGGGGAGagcccccagtgctgggagaaggtGGCCATGGAGGGTGTCACAGCCCCCCCTGGCCCCCCAGAATGAGTccctggagaggcagctggaggagcgCTGTGCCCTGGAGACGGCCGGCTCCCAGGACACGGTGCTGcggctgcaggaggagatgcACAGCCTCAAGGAGGAGATggcccagcacctgcagcattaccaggagctgctcagcgTCACGCTGGCCCTCGACATGGAGATCAGCACGTACCGCAAGCTGCTGGAGGGCGAGGAGAGCAGGTgacagctccatcctgcccctCACCCCACCCCAGCCAAGCCCAAGTCCTCGTGGTCCCTCTGGGGTGTCTGGCTGGGTTGGAGACCATCCTCcagtcctgctgccacagccccaggcaggtggagctggggggcagcaggaccTCGTGCTCTTCCCAATGGTCCCGTTGTCCCTGCAGGATCACCGTCCCCGTGCAGAGCTTCTCCAAGCTGCAGATCCGAGGTGAGGCTGTGCCCCACCCGTGGGCACGGGGAGTGGGATCGTGGCACAAACCGGCGGCTCTGCGGCAGGAGAAACCACCTTTGCCATCCCTGTCTCATTCAGAGGAATCAGGAGGTTTTTCTCTGAATCTCAGGGAACCAGGactcctggtgctcccagggTGGGGGAGGAGGGTGCTACGGCCATATCCCCAAGGCTGAACATGTCCCCAAGGCCAATGATGTCCCCAACACTGATCACATCATCATATCCTCAATGACAACCACATCCCCAAGGCCAACTGTGTTCCTCAgtcacagctgtgtccccaAGGACAACCCTGTCCCCAAGCTCAATCACATCCCAAAGTCATCCATGTCCCCCTGGTCAACAACATCTCCAAGGCCAGAAATGTCCCCAGTTGTCCCTGCAGCTCAACTACATCCCCAGAATGCATCAGATCCCACAGCCTGCCACATCCCCAAAGCCATCCATGTCCCTGAGGCCAACCCTGCCCCTAAGGCTGGTTGTGTCCCCGGGGGTGCTGTCTCTCATGGTTCAGAGGTTTCCAGCCCAATCCATTTTCTTTGGGCTTCTCCTCCCGAGTGTGGCTGGAAGGGCCATACCCTGGGCACGGTGTCACTGCCTTGTCCTGCCCGTGTCCCCCAGAGACCAGCCTGGACACCAAATCTGTGACAGAGGCCCATGTGAAGAGGAGCATCATGGTCAAAACCGTGGAGACCCGAGATGGAGAGGTGGGAAATCCTCATTTGTGTCACCCAGGCTCCATCCCCACCTCCCCACAGGGTGTCCCCAAGGGACTTGCACAGGGGGCCACCATCCCTGAGCCCcaccagcagcccaggcagggagcCAGTGATCCCGGAGAGTATGGCACGATGTGCCCTGGGTCATGGTGGAGCTGAGGCTGGCAGCTCATAGAGAAaactgtcctgtccctgtccttgtccccaggcTCGTTCAGAGCCCAGGCAGGCTCAGCCGGTGGCAGAACCCGATCCCGGGAGGATGGAGAGGCAGGGGTGGAGGAAGAGGATGATGGAGAGGCACGGGTGGAGGAAGGGGAGCTCTTGGGATGGTGTCAAGGGGTGACAAAACAGGGGTCAGGAGGGGTTCCCGAGGGTGCTGGGGTGCCCGGGGTGGGTTGTGAGGCTGCACAGTGGCCTCAAGGGCTTCTCCTGGCACAGAGACATGAGGCTGTCCTGATCCCACTGTTACCAAGGTGTCCCCAACACTGGCAGGAAAAAACAGATCTGAGGGGCTCATGGTGAGGGGTGACCCCCAGCCCTATGGCAGGGGAACCTCGTGCAGGTGAAAATGGAGAAGAGAGGggtgcagaggaggagaaggaaggtgtTGGGGGAGCCTGTGAGGGTCTCACAGCACAAGGTGCCACCTGCAACCTTGGCTGCAGCCACTGACCTGAGCCGACCTGCCTGATGCCACCTGACATGGGAACAATGACCCAGCAGCACTTGCCGTGCCCTGTCAGCCTTGGGGATGAGCACACAGCTGCCCTTGGCTGCCATCCCCTTTCCCCCTCTGTGGTGGTCCAGGGTGGGAATGCAGGGGACGGTGCAGGACTGGGACACCACGAGCAGCCTCCATTGCTGCTGAATTAATGCACTAATGCCTAGCTGAATGAATGCACTAAcgagctgcagctcaggatgaGAATAAAGCTAATGAGCACATGGCTGTGCCTGCATCCACctctctgcagccagagcagtgggattttgggattatCTGGGGACCTCTGGGAGCCCAAACCAATCCTAGTGTCGCAGGGGGATGTGCTCAGGGCCAAACCCCAGGGCACAGATACACTCCACAGGGGACTGAACAGAGGGGAGGGGTGCAGGGATAACACTCACAGCCAGCAGTGGGGTGGGAGAAATCCCCTTCTCAGGAGTGAAATCAGGGATCTGCTGCAGGTTCTTCACCCTCaaacccagctccttccccacaCAATCCCAGGCTGCGGCTCCTGGGAagctcccagctctcagctgttGGGGCTGAGGGTGGATTGGAGATCCTACACATCATCGACATGGTTCAAGGGCCAGAGCATTGCTGGACCCTCAGTGCCTTCCTGGACAGAGGGATTTTTGTTGAAATCCTCAAGCCACATCGTCAGAAAAAGGAGATGAGCCTGGAGGACACATCCTGCTCAATGCTGAGGATTAAGTGTCCACCAAAGCCCTGCAGAGATGTCACAGCCTCTGGGGGATGTTTGAGATGACTTTGTCAGGCACAAACATTGACTCCCAACTGTGCTGAGctaaaaacaccccaaaagcagccatttctgaagaaaatcacCAGATcagtttgaaaaatacttttttcccttcacaatttgaaacaaaacaaaacaaaagctaaaaGGTATGGATTTGCTCCAGCTGAGGAGCTCAAAAGGAACACTGAGGGTTTGGGACACACAGTACTCACCATGGAAAACAAGGCAAACAAGGGTGAGAAAAGCAAGTATTAATTGGATTTAAATAGTTTGGTGGATGTTTTTAGCAGCCTCTTAGAAAAACAGCTGTAATAAATCATTGGTGCAGATCAAGAACTCTACAGAGTTTGGCCAGAACATCTTGCACCAGTTCCAAGTATTCTTTTGAAAAGGACTTTACCGAGCTTTAACCCCCACTGCCAAGcagtggcagagccaggagcaaaTCCAGGCAGTGTGAAATCCCACCTGGAGCAAACCCTGGCACTGTCAAATCCTGCCTGTCCCTACTGAGCTGTGCCAAAACAGGGAGTTTCCCACATCAGTTCTTGCTGCCCCGAGGGGAGGGGGAATGGGGACTTGGCAGTGTTTGACTGTTAATGGCCAAAACATCGGGAATTTCCAAAGGGAGGATGGCCCAGGGTGTCTGAGTGCCCATGGGGATGATGTCCCAGCCTGGATGGGCTCTTGAGTGCCTGCCAGCAGTGACCCATGCCACGTGGGtaaggatgatgatgatgatgatgatgatgatgatgatgatgatgatgatgatgatgatgatgatgatgatgatgatgatgatgatgatgatgatgatgatgatgatgatgatgatgatgatgatgatgatgatgatgatgatgatgatgatgatgatgatgatgatgatgatgatgatgatgatgatgatgatgatgatgatgatgatgatgatgatgatgatgatgatgatgatgatgatgatgatgatgatgatgatgatgatgatgatgatgatgatgatgatgatgatgatgatgatgatgatgatgatgatgatgatgatgatgatgatgatgatgatgatgatgatgatgatgatgatgatgatgatgatgatgatgatgatgatgatgatgatgatgatgatgatgatgatgatgatgatgatgatgatgatgatgatgatgatgatgatgatgatgatgatgatgatgatgatgccCATGTTTGCTCCCAGTGGACCCTGTCTGGATGCCCAGGTGGGTGAGGATGAACATGATGACGATGATAATGATGAAGTTCATGTTTATTCCCCACAGACCCCACCTGACCCCTCAGCTCCACTCTTTGCAGCTCAGGTCACACCATAAACTGGCTGACCTGGAAAGGCTCCCAGTGGGTTTCACAGCCCCATCCTCTGTCACCATTCACACAATCTCTGCTCCACTGCATTTCTCCTGAGTCTTCCCACCAAACCCCAGGGATTTTGCCTTTCTCAGAGGTGGGGATGCAGCAGGCTACTTCCAGCCCTGACATCCTCACCCTGAGCCTTGGCACCACTCAAGCAgtgtgctgctcccaccagagctggggctgttctggcATCTAAACCCTCCATCCTGATCTTGGATAACTCCAGGATGTTCTTTTGTTGAAGTCTCCAGCCCTCAGCTATCCTCAGGAATGGCCCCACGGCAGAGTGCAGGGAC
The genomic region above belongs to Ficedula albicollis isolate OC2 chromosome 27, FicAlb1.5, whole genome shotgun sequence and contains:
- the GFAP gene encoding LOW QUALITY PROTEIN: glial fibrillary acidic protein (The sequence of the model RefSeq protein was modified relative to this genomic sequence to represent the inferred CDS: inserted 1 base in 1 codon) is translated as MAPSDGRRVPTLVPAATAVSPPWRIPRALQCPRELRELQEQLAWQRVRVEVDASEPDLAAALRHIRSQHEATAXSNAREAKEWYKSKFADLTDAAARHAEALRAANKYRRQLQALTCHLEALRGSNESLERQLEERCALETAGSQDTVLRLQEEMHSLKEEMAQHLQHYQELLSVTLALDMEISTYRKLLEGEESRITVPVQSFSKLQIRETSLDTKSVTEAHVKRSIMVKTVETRDGEGNLVQVKMEKRGVQRRRRKVLGEPVRVSQHKVPPATLAAATDLSRPA